Proteins from a genomic interval of Neoarius graeffei isolate fNeoGra1 chromosome 24, fNeoGra1.pri, whole genome shotgun sequence:
- the card9 gene encoding caspase recruitment domain-containing protein 9 isoform X1, translating to MADGPNAVEFEDDEECWMRLEDHRMLLIKTIEPSRIIPYLRQCRVLNSEDEEQIYNDPSLVIRRRKVGVLLDILQRTGHKGYVAFLESLELDYPQLYQKITGKEPSRVFSILVDTAGESGLTQFLMSEVTRLQKALQDECKARLAASAQMAEHADTIRQLQTRECEVRKQQERVQRMREERDQMWDKARHLKDENYKLMSDMNRLSEEKNCALMCNRDLQLEIERLKHSLMNAESNSKIQRKRTITLKNAMEQRPSQEMMLELQKENDLLRAQVQELQSSSQVQMPTDNEKPSTESVEDFKRQSQAHQELLNELYELRRELHDADELRDKYLEKKDELELKCEILKKDSKMYCNRMEDILKQLEEVIKERDKAISSREEYHQENCKNLQDKDRYRKQLREMGERYDELQVQLFRTQAETLALQAKLRRQNHFHKSLGSTEGNSFWSKMELKSQTSEEDFKERYEKGGSDDSQSPTSEEYNICINIKDPCTSDSKEESYRERVFTEEELSSSYPPRPRCNFYYRRKRALRTKATVKDCAKECSQCDLDNSSGSCDNTDTDGI from the exons ATGGCTGATGGACCGAATGCTGTTGAGTTTGAGGACGACGAAGAGTGCTGGATGAGGCTGGAGGACCACAGAATGCTTCTCATCAAGACCATTGAGCCTTCACGAATAATACCATACCTGAGACAGTGTAGGGTGCTTAACagtgaggacgaggaacagatttACAATGATCCAAGTTTAGTCATTAGACGGCGAAAAGTAG GTGTACTGCTAGATATCTTACAAAGGACAGGTCATAAGGGCTATGTGGCATTCCTTGAGAGTTTGGAACTGGACTACCCTCAGCTGTATCAGAAAATAACAGGCAAAGAGCCATCAAGGGTCTTCTCAATCCTTGTTG ATACCGCAGGTGAGTCAGGTTTAACTCAGTTTCTCATGAGTGAAGTGACTCGGCTTCAGAAAGCGCTTCAGGATGAGTGCAAAGCAAGATTGGCAGCATCTGCACAGATGGCTGAGCATGCTGACACCATTCGCCAGCTGCAGACACGAGAATGTGAGGTTCGCAAACAGCAAGAGCGTGTACAGCGCATGCGTGAAGAACGGGACCAAATGTGGGACAAGGCACGGCACTTGAAGGATGAAAATTACAAGTTGATGAGTGACATGAACCGACTAAGTGAGGAGAAGAACTGTGCTCTCATGTGTAATCGGGACCTACAGCTGGAA ATTGAGAGGCTGAAGCACAGCTTAATGAATGCCGAGAGCAATTCAAAGATTCAACGTAAACGTACTATTACCCTTAAAAATGCTATGGAGCAGAGGCCTAGCCAAGAAATGATGTTGGAGCTTCAGAAAGAGAATGATCTTCTCAGAGCTCAAGTGCAGGAGCTTCAGAGCTCTTCCCAG GTTCAAATGCCAACAGACAATGAGAAGCCAAGCACTGAGTCAGTGGAAGATTTCAAGAGGCAAAGCCAGGCACATCAAGAGCTACTCAATGAGCTTTATGAATTACGCAGGGAGCTACATGACGCTGACGAGCTACGAGATAAG TACCTGGAAAAGAAGGATGAACTGGAATTGAAGTGTGAGATTTTAAAGAAAGACTCAAAAATGTACTGCAATCGCATGGAGGACATTTTAAAGCAGCTAGAAGAAGTCATTAAAGAAAGAGACAAG GCGATTTCTTCGAGAGAAGAGTACCATCAGGAGAACTGTAAAAACCTTCAGGACAAGGATCGTTACCGCAAGCAGCTCCGAGAGATGGGAGAACGTTATGATGAGCTCCAGGTCCAGTTATTCCGCACTCAAGCAGAAACCCTTGCTCTTCAAGCAAAACTCAGGAGACAGAACCACTTCCATAAATCACTAGGA agtacAGAAGGTAATTCTTTTTGGAGCAAAATGGAG CTAAAAAGCCAAACAAGTGAGGAAGATTTCAAGGAAAGATATGAGAAAG GTGGAAGTGATGATTCCCAAAGCCCAACCTCAGAGGAGTACaatatctgcataaatattaaAGATCCGTGTACCTCAGACAGTAAGGAAGAAAGTTATCGG GAAAGGGTGTTCACCGAAGAGGAATTGTCATCCAGCTACCCACCCAGGCCAAGATGCAATTTTTATTACAGAAG GAAACGTGCCTTGAGAACAAAAGCAACTGTTAAAGACTGTGCTAAAGAGTGCTCACAGTGTGATCTGGACAACTCCAGTGGGAGTTGTGATAACACAGACACAGATGGGATTTGA
- the card9 gene encoding caspase recruitment domain-containing protein 9 isoform X2: MADGPNAVEFEDDEECWMRLEDHRMLLIKTIEPSRIIPYLRQCRVLNSEDEEQIYNDPSLVIRRRKVGVLLDILQRTGHKGYVAFLESLELDYPQLYQKITGKEPSRVFSILVDTAGESGLTQFLMSEVTRLQKALQDECKARLAASAQMAEHADTIRQLQTRECEVRKQQERVQRMREERDQMWDKARHLKDENYKLMSDMNRLSEEKNCALMCNRDLQLEIERLKHSLMNAESNSKIQRKRTITLKNAMEQRPSQEMMLELQKENDLLRAQVQELQSSSQVQMPTDNEKPSTESVEDFKRQSQAHQELLNELYELRRELHDADELRDKYLEKKDELELKCEILKKDSKMYCNRMEDILKQLEEVIKERDKAISSREEYHQENCKNLQDKDRYRKQLREMGERYDELQVQLFRTQAETLALQAKLRRQNHFHKSLGSTEGNSFWSKMELKSQTSEEDFKERYEKGGSDDSQSPTSEEYNICINIKDPCTSDRKGVHRRGIVIQLPTQAKMQFLLQKETCLENKSNC, from the exons ATGGCTGATGGACCGAATGCTGTTGAGTTTGAGGACGACGAAGAGTGCTGGATGAGGCTGGAGGACCACAGAATGCTTCTCATCAAGACCATTGAGCCTTCACGAATAATACCATACCTGAGACAGTGTAGGGTGCTTAACagtgaggacgaggaacagatttACAATGATCCAAGTTTAGTCATTAGACGGCGAAAAGTAG GTGTACTGCTAGATATCTTACAAAGGACAGGTCATAAGGGCTATGTGGCATTCCTTGAGAGTTTGGAACTGGACTACCCTCAGCTGTATCAGAAAATAACAGGCAAAGAGCCATCAAGGGTCTTCTCAATCCTTGTTG ATACCGCAGGTGAGTCAGGTTTAACTCAGTTTCTCATGAGTGAAGTGACTCGGCTTCAGAAAGCGCTTCAGGATGAGTGCAAAGCAAGATTGGCAGCATCTGCACAGATGGCTGAGCATGCTGACACCATTCGCCAGCTGCAGACACGAGAATGTGAGGTTCGCAAACAGCAAGAGCGTGTACAGCGCATGCGTGAAGAACGGGACCAAATGTGGGACAAGGCACGGCACTTGAAGGATGAAAATTACAAGTTGATGAGTGACATGAACCGACTAAGTGAGGAGAAGAACTGTGCTCTCATGTGTAATCGGGACCTACAGCTGGAA ATTGAGAGGCTGAAGCACAGCTTAATGAATGCCGAGAGCAATTCAAAGATTCAACGTAAACGTACTATTACCCTTAAAAATGCTATGGAGCAGAGGCCTAGCCAAGAAATGATGTTGGAGCTTCAGAAAGAGAATGATCTTCTCAGAGCTCAAGTGCAGGAGCTTCAGAGCTCTTCCCAG GTTCAAATGCCAACAGACAATGAGAAGCCAAGCACTGAGTCAGTGGAAGATTTCAAGAGGCAAAGCCAGGCACATCAAGAGCTACTCAATGAGCTTTATGAATTACGCAGGGAGCTACATGACGCTGACGAGCTACGAGATAAG TACCTGGAAAAGAAGGATGAACTGGAATTGAAGTGTGAGATTTTAAAGAAAGACTCAAAAATGTACTGCAATCGCATGGAGGACATTTTAAAGCAGCTAGAAGAAGTCATTAAAGAAAGAGACAAG GCGATTTCTTCGAGAGAAGAGTACCATCAGGAGAACTGTAAAAACCTTCAGGACAAGGATCGTTACCGCAAGCAGCTCCGAGAGATGGGAGAACGTTATGATGAGCTCCAGGTCCAGTTATTCCGCACTCAAGCAGAAACCCTTGCTCTTCAAGCAAAACTCAGGAGACAGAACCACTTCCATAAATCACTAGGA agtacAGAAGGTAATTCTTTTTGGAGCAAAATGGAG CTAAAAAGCCAAACAAGTGAGGAAGATTTCAAGGAAAGATATGAGAAAG GTGGAAGTGATGATTCCCAAAGCCCAACCTCAGAGGAGTACaatatctgcataaatattaaAGATCCGTGTACCTCAGACA GAAAGGGTGTTCACCGAAGAGGAATTGTCATCCAGCTACCCACCCAGGCCAAGATGCAATTTTTATTACAGAAG GAAACGTGCCTTGAGAACAAAAGCAACTGTTAA